The Silurus meridionalis isolate SWU-2019-XX chromosome 16, ASM1480568v1, whole genome shotgun sequence genome has a segment encoding these proteins:
- the ptpn22 gene encoding tyrosine-protein phosphatase non-receptor type 22 isoform X3: MELQAQILKNFLAYFASKEATSEHEDGSYAVEFLKLKRQSTKYRTDKTYTTKAAEKQENIKKNRYKDIVPFDHSRVKLSLITSKNDTDFINANFIRGVWGPMEYIATQGPLPNTVLDFWRMLWEYNVQVIVMACREFEMGRKKCERYWPEKLMDVFVCEPFSIFCESEEYKGDYLIRTLKATFNNTSRTLKQLHYMNWPDHGVPDSIHPILDMLQDMRAFQDQDNMPICIHCSAGCGRTGALCVIDYTWNLLKKHMIPEDFSIYDLVQDMRKQRPSIVQTKEQYELVYRTIKFLFEKHLQMMESNSMQKEILASPPPPPIPTDSDSEFSDSSESEDVPEPVEENRLFSVYEPRRPEKEVQTQLPKKVARVSSQLRPPPFRPPSPPHPKRTPTDVFNGMKNWAISQISSRATATPSHLPKTDFECENSLISKPAPNQKTDLGYQMPQVPGHYALQKTDLGHEKSQALQPPSFQETDLRYYMSQTPRPQIQKTDLGYQMSQTPKPPSLQGTDLKHQKPQILGPPPVQPTDLGQQKVHILKPPRPQKPDLGWRQSRILAANLLQQTDTGYQKSQTPESPPIQQTDLENLMLQISQPTQTQKADFGYQNLLIAETATTDQTQPADTPTADTVQESTPDEAALQTPIICLTVEDPYFGPESPMSPGSTETRPLDTKNPFLPGPTLTLTSTEPPKENTSTGVTTPMSDEDSPPPLPERTPESYIMADEEPELPRIPTPTLLPCTTDSPELNDIGVIDDEDKIDNMVDKGIVQTLTLLIPPDSVSDTITGGASPPSPTPPLPERTPESFEMANDEDLLRIAVQEKPQETVLRVGKSSEWSGNSNLDEPDFKRSWSRSKSLKARLSLQFPLNNQAFAPIHIPSTEPPKSLTPPLPERTLDSFQMDVTLAPPTPRSPFAPLSPSLPKIPESFAFIEEDQSNSAPCQFDTTMVQRQRLGTSSEWAGNSQPRTLSEVMSRSKSVKVKGSKQVLATVEARTLMDSRRPAVEHPEKTSLPKKSRTKVLQLQAQFFSLKLWKGKLKSKEAPVTASVPPNHGTTAGFIFSFGTRFGKPKGPRNQPETWV, from the exons ATGGAACTCCAAGCTCAGATCCTGAAGAACTTCCTGGCCTATTTCGCCAGTAAAGAGGCCACATCGGAACATGAAGATGGTTCCTACGCTGTCGAGTTCTTG AAGCTAAAGAGGCAGTCGACCAAGTACCGTACTGATAAGACCTACACCACCAAGGCTGCTGAGAAGCAGGAGAACATCAAGAAGAACCGATACAAGGACATTGTTCCAT TTGATCACAGCAGAGTGAAGCTCTCACTGATCACCTCCAAAAATGACACGGACTTCATCAATGCAAATTTCATCCGG GGGGTTTGGGGGCCAATGGAGTATATTGCCACTCAAGGCCCACTGCCTAACACGGTCCTGGACTTCTGGAGGATGCTTTGGGAATACAACGTACAG GTCATCGTGATGGCTTGCAGGGAATTTGAAATGGGAAGG AAAAAGTGTGAGCGCTACTGGCCCGAAAAGCTgatggatgtgtttgtgtgtgaaccTTTTTCAATATTCTGT GAATCCGAAGAGTACAAGGGGGACTACTTGATAAGGACCCTGAAAGCGACTTTTAACAAT ACATCTCGCACACTGAAGCAGTTGCACTATATGAACTGGCCTGATCATGGCGTACCAGACTCCATCCACCCTATTCTTGACATGCTGCAGGACATGCGTGCTTTCCAGGACCAGGACAACATGCCCATCTGCATTCATTGCAG TGCTGGCTGTGGAAGGACAGGGGCGCTGTGTGTCATTGACTACACATGGAACCTTCTGAAAAAACAT ATGATACCAGAGGACTTCAGCATCTACGACCTGGTTCAGGACATGAGAAAACAACGGCCTTCCATAGTCCAGACCAAG GAGCAGTACGAACTGGTGTATAGAACGATTAAATTCCTGTTTGAGAAGCATCTGCAGATGATGGAGTCAAACTCAATGCAAAAGGAG ATTCTAGcctcacctccacctccacccatCCCGACAGATAGTGACAGCGAATTTTCAGACTCAAGTGAGTCTGAGGATGTGCCAGAGCCTGtagaagagaatagactattttCAGTCTATGAACCCAG GCGTCCTGAAAAGGAGGTGCAAACACAACTTCCCAAGAAGGTTGCACGTGTAAGCTCACAGCTACGTCCACCCCCGTTTCGACCTCCCAGCCCACCGCACCCCAAACGCACACCAACAGATGTGTTTAATGGAATGAAGAACTGGGCCATTTCTCAAATTTCTTCAAGGGCTACTGCTACACCAAGTCACCTGCCGAAGACAGATTTTGAATGTGAAAACTCTCTGATATCTAAACCTGCTCCAAATCAGAAAACAGATCTTGGATACCAAATGCCCCAGGTACCCGGACATTATGCACTTCAGAAAACAGATCTTGGACACGAAAAGTCCCAGGCACTTCAGCCTCCTTCATTTCAAGAAACAGATCTCAGATACTACATGTCCCAGACACCTAGGCCTCAGATTCAGAAAACAGATCTTGGATACCAGATGTCTCAGACACCTAAGCCTCCTTCACTGCAGGGAACGGACCTTAAACACCAGAAACCCCAAATACTTGGACCTCCACCGGTGCAGCCAACAGATCTTGGACAACAAAAGGTCCATATACTTAAACCTCCTCGACCACAGAAACCAGATCTTGGATGGCGACAGTCCCGGATACTTGCAGCTAATCTTCTGCAGCAAACAGATACCGGATACCAAAAGTCTCAAACGCCTGAATCTCCACCAATACAGCAAACAGATCTTGAAAACCTAATGCTCCAGATATCTCAACCTACTCAAACTCAGAAAGCAGATTTTGGATACCAGAATCTCCTAATAGCTGAAACTGCTACAACAGACCAAACCCAACCTGCTGACACTCCTACTGCTGACACAGTACAGGAGTCGACCCCTGATGAAGCTGCTCTTCAGACTCCCATCATTTGTCTTACAGTGGAGGATCCATATTTTGGCCCAGAGTCTCCTATGTCACCTGGGTCTACAGAAACAAGACCCCTCGACACAAAAAACCCTTTTTTGCCTGGCCCCACTTTGACTCTTACAAGTACTGAACCACCAAAGGAGAACACAAGTACAG GTGTAACTACACCTATGTCTGATGAGGATAGTCCTCCTCCTCTACCAGAGAGAACCCCAGAATCCTATATTATGGCTGATGAAG aaCCAGAACTGCCACGAATTCCCACACCTACTCTTCTTCCGTGCACAACCGATTCACCCGAGTTGAATG ATATTGGCGTTATAGACGACGAGGATAAAATAGACAATATGGTTGATAAAGGCATCGTCCAGACTTTGACGTTGCTCATCCCACCCGATTCTGTCTCTGACACAATCACTGGGG GAGCAAGCCCTCCTTCTCCTACGCCGCCTTTGCCGGAAAGAACTCCTGAATCTTTTGAAATGGCTAACGATGAAG ATTTATTACGGATTGCAGTACAAGAAAAGCCTCAGGAGACCGTGCTAAGGGTTGGCAAATCCTCTGAATGGTCTGGGAATTCCAATTTAGACGAGCCAGACTTTAAAAGGTCCTGGTCCAGGAGTAAG AGTTTAAAAGCAAGACTATCACTTCAAT TTCCTCTTAACAACCAGGCTTTTGCTCCAATTCACATACCTTCAACAG AACCTCCAAAGAGTCTTACGCCTCCTCTTCCTGAACGCACACTTGATTCTTTTCAGATGGATG TGACACTGGCTCCTCCAACTCCTCGCAGTCCTTTCGCTCCTCTCAGTCCTTCGCTCCCGAAAATTCCTGAATCTTTTGCATTCATAGAAGAAG atcAGAGCAACAGCGCCCCCTGTCAGTTTGACACGACAATGGTGCAAAGACAGAGGTTGGGTACCTCCTCTGAGTGGGCGGGAAACTCCCAGCCAAGGACATTGTCAGAGGTGATGAGCAGAAGCAAG AGTGTTAAAGTGAAAGGTTCAAAACAAG
- the ptpn22 gene encoding tyrosine-protein phosphatase non-receptor type 22 isoform X2 — protein MELQAQILKNFLAYFASKEATSEHEDGSYAVEFLKLKRQSTKYRTDKTYTTKAAEKQENIKKNRYKDIVPFDHSRVKLSLITSKNDTDFINANFIRGVWGPMEYIATQGPLPNTVLDFWRMLWEYNVQVIVMACREFEMGRKKCERYWPEKLMDVFVCEPFSIFCESEEYKGDYLIRTLKATFNNTSRTLKQLHYMNWPDHGVPDSIHPILDMLQDMRAFQDQDNMPICIHCSAGCGRTGALCVIDYTWNLLKKHMIPEDFSIYDLVQDMRKQRPSIVQTKEQYELVYRTIKFLFEKHLQMMESNSMQKEILASPPPPPIPTDSDSEFSDSSESEDVPEPVEENRLFSVYEPRRPEKEVQTQLPKKVARVSSQLRPPPFRPPSPPHPKRTPTDVFNGMKNWAISQISSRATATPSHLPKTDFECENSLISKPAPNQKTDLGYQMPQVPGHYALQKTDLGHEKSQALQPPSFQETDLRYYMSQTPRPQIQKTDLGYQMSQTPKPPSLQGTDLKHQKPQILGPPPVQPTDLGQQKVHILKPPRPQKPDLGWRQSRILAANLLQQTDTGYQKSQTPESPPIQQTDLENLMLQISQPTQTQKADFGYQNLLIAETATTDQTQPADTPTADTVQESTPDEAALQTPIICLTVEDPYFGPESPMSPGSTETRPLDTKNPFLPGPTLTLTSTEPPKENTSTGVTTPMSDEDSPPPLPERTPESYIMADEEPELPRIPTPTLLPCTTDSPELNDIGVIDDEDKIDNMVDKGIVQTLTLLIPPDSVSDTITGGASPPSPTPPLPERTPESFEMANDEDLLRIAVQEKPQETVLRVGKSSEWSGNSNLDEPDFKRSWSRSKSLKARLSLQFPLNNQAFAPIHIPSTEPPKSLTPPLPERTLDSFQMDVTLAPPTPRSPFAPLSPSLPKIPESFAFIEEDQSNSAPCQFDTTMVQRQRLGTSSEWAGNSQPRTLSEVMSRSKSVKVKGSKQESLSLIPQPDSDIGATAHPVLATVEARTLMDSRRPAVEHPEKTSLPKKSRTKSLKLWKGKLKSKEAPVTASVPPNHGTTAGFIFSFGTRFGKPKGPRNQPETWV, from the exons ATGGAACTCCAAGCTCAGATCCTGAAGAACTTCCTGGCCTATTTCGCCAGTAAAGAGGCCACATCGGAACATGAAGATGGTTCCTACGCTGTCGAGTTCTTG AAGCTAAAGAGGCAGTCGACCAAGTACCGTACTGATAAGACCTACACCACCAAGGCTGCTGAGAAGCAGGAGAACATCAAGAAGAACCGATACAAGGACATTGTTCCAT TTGATCACAGCAGAGTGAAGCTCTCACTGATCACCTCCAAAAATGACACGGACTTCATCAATGCAAATTTCATCCGG GGGGTTTGGGGGCCAATGGAGTATATTGCCACTCAAGGCCCACTGCCTAACACGGTCCTGGACTTCTGGAGGATGCTTTGGGAATACAACGTACAG GTCATCGTGATGGCTTGCAGGGAATTTGAAATGGGAAGG AAAAAGTGTGAGCGCTACTGGCCCGAAAAGCTgatggatgtgtttgtgtgtgaaccTTTTTCAATATTCTGT GAATCCGAAGAGTACAAGGGGGACTACTTGATAAGGACCCTGAAAGCGACTTTTAACAAT ACATCTCGCACACTGAAGCAGTTGCACTATATGAACTGGCCTGATCATGGCGTACCAGACTCCATCCACCCTATTCTTGACATGCTGCAGGACATGCGTGCTTTCCAGGACCAGGACAACATGCCCATCTGCATTCATTGCAG TGCTGGCTGTGGAAGGACAGGGGCGCTGTGTGTCATTGACTACACATGGAACCTTCTGAAAAAACAT ATGATACCAGAGGACTTCAGCATCTACGACCTGGTTCAGGACATGAGAAAACAACGGCCTTCCATAGTCCAGACCAAG GAGCAGTACGAACTGGTGTATAGAACGATTAAATTCCTGTTTGAGAAGCATCTGCAGATGATGGAGTCAAACTCAATGCAAAAGGAG ATTCTAGcctcacctccacctccacccatCCCGACAGATAGTGACAGCGAATTTTCAGACTCAAGTGAGTCTGAGGATGTGCCAGAGCCTGtagaagagaatagactattttCAGTCTATGAACCCAG GCGTCCTGAAAAGGAGGTGCAAACACAACTTCCCAAGAAGGTTGCACGTGTAAGCTCACAGCTACGTCCACCCCCGTTTCGACCTCCCAGCCCACCGCACCCCAAACGCACACCAACAGATGTGTTTAATGGAATGAAGAACTGGGCCATTTCTCAAATTTCTTCAAGGGCTACTGCTACACCAAGTCACCTGCCGAAGACAGATTTTGAATGTGAAAACTCTCTGATATCTAAACCTGCTCCAAATCAGAAAACAGATCTTGGATACCAAATGCCCCAGGTACCCGGACATTATGCACTTCAGAAAACAGATCTTGGACACGAAAAGTCCCAGGCACTTCAGCCTCCTTCATTTCAAGAAACAGATCTCAGATACTACATGTCCCAGACACCTAGGCCTCAGATTCAGAAAACAGATCTTGGATACCAGATGTCTCAGACACCTAAGCCTCCTTCACTGCAGGGAACGGACCTTAAACACCAGAAACCCCAAATACTTGGACCTCCACCGGTGCAGCCAACAGATCTTGGACAACAAAAGGTCCATATACTTAAACCTCCTCGACCACAGAAACCAGATCTTGGATGGCGACAGTCCCGGATACTTGCAGCTAATCTTCTGCAGCAAACAGATACCGGATACCAAAAGTCTCAAACGCCTGAATCTCCACCAATACAGCAAACAGATCTTGAAAACCTAATGCTCCAGATATCTCAACCTACTCAAACTCAGAAAGCAGATTTTGGATACCAGAATCTCCTAATAGCTGAAACTGCTACAACAGACCAAACCCAACCTGCTGACACTCCTACTGCTGACACAGTACAGGAGTCGACCCCTGATGAAGCTGCTCTTCAGACTCCCATCATTTGTCTTACAGTGGAGGATCCATATTTTGGCCCAGAGTCTCCTATGTCACCTGGGTCTACAGAAACAAGACCCCTCGACACAAAAAACCCTTTTTTGCCTGGCCCCACTTTGACTCTTACAAGTACTGAACCACCAAAGGAGAACACAAGTACAG GTGTAACTACACCTATGTCTGATGAGGATAGTCCTCCTCCTCTACCAGAGAGAACCCCAGAATCCTATATTATGGCTGATGAAG aaCCAGAACTGCCACGAATTCCCACACCTACTCTTCTTCCGTGCACAACCGATTCACCCGAGTTGAATG ATATTGGCGTTATAGACGACGAGGATAAAATAGACAATATGGTTGATAAAGGCATCGTCCAGACTTTGACGTTGCTCATCCCACCCGATTCTGTCTCTGACACAATCACTGGGG GAGCAAGCCCTCCTTCTCCTACGCCGCCTTTGCCGGAAAGAACTCCTGAATCTTTTGAAATGGCTAACGATGAAG ATTTATTACGGATTGCAGTACAAGAAAAGCCTCAGGAGACCGTGCTAAGGGTTGGCAAATCCTCTGAATGGTCTGGGAATTCCAATTTAGACGAGCCAGACTTTAAAAGGTCCTGGTCCAGGAGTAAG AGTTTAAAAGCAAGACTATCACTTCAAT TTCCTCTTAACAACCAGGCTTTTGCTCCAATTCACATACCTTCAACAG AACCTCCAAAGAGTCTTACGCCTCCTCTTCCTGAACGCACACTTGATTCTTTTCAGATGGATG TGACACTGGCTCCTCCAACTCCTCGCAGTCCTTTCGCTCCTCTCAGTCCTTCGCTCCCGAAAATTCCTGAATCTTTTGCATTCATAGAAGAAG atcAGAGCAACAGCGCCCCCTGTCAGTTTGACACGACAATGGTGCAAAGACAGAGGTTGGGTACCTCCTCTGAGTGGGCGGGAAACTCCCAGCCAAGGACATTGTCAGAGGTGATGAGCAGAAGCAAG AGTGTTAAAGTGAAAGGTTCAAAACAAG